Genomic DNA from Pelorhabdus rhamnosifermentans:
CACGCGTATAATCCGGTGGATTGGTATCCCTGGTGTGAAGAGGCGTTTGTGAAGGCGAGAGAAGAAGACAAGCCCGTGTTTTTGAGTGTCGGCTATAGTACATAGTACATGACACTGGTGCCATGTACACTAAAGTAACATTTTACATAAGATTGTTTGGATCGAACATTGATTTTAATTTGAAAATATAAGATATGGTGGAGCTTTTAAAGGCACTCTCCAAAAGCGATTGAACGTTTTGTTTTTTCAACCGATTTTTCATATATATAATTTTTCGGGTTGTATAATTAAATTCTTTTATACATTATATTTTGGTAATTATTTCTATAGTAAAATTTTAAAATTAAGATAGAAATTTCTTTATTACGAGTAATCATGTAACCCTCGACCAATGTAGCGTATACGATACGGTGGAATCGGCTATTTGATGAATTTTCGTTGCCGGTCATTGCCGTCGCCAAATTTTTTCGTACTGTGACAGTTAATTACCTATGGCTTATGGAAATAAAATTATTGACAAATAAACATCTCCTTTTTATAATGATAGTTAGTAAGGCTAATTATATTAAGAAAGGGATCTCACTACATGGAAAAATACCATATCGCTGTTCCTCCAAATACAAGCGCTCAGTTAGGACAATTGTTACTACAACTGGCAGATGATGTATTAGATGCTGTAAACAAAACTTTAGAAGTTTATCACATATCCGAGAGCAAACTTAGTTTATTATTGCTTTTTGTCGCCGCAAGTAACGACCCTCAATCTTTGCAGCCTTCAGAAATTGCTGAGAAACTTGGTATTCGGCGCGCATCTGTAACCAAACAACTAATTTGGATGGAAAAGCATCAATTCATTACACGAACTATCAGCAGCGAAGATCAACGAATGATTAATGTTACTATTACTGAAGAAGGCTACCAGCTATTGGCTCAAGTGATGCCTCATTACTGGCAAACTTGTGCTGGACTGTCAAATAAGTTGACCAATGAAGAAACGATACTTTTACTCACACTACTGAAAAAAATCCACCAAACTCACAGTTAGGGTTACTGCTTTATTTACTAATTAGTGAATTATTAGAAGTTGTTGGCTCTTTTAGTTAGTCTGGCTAACTAAAATCCGCAAGAGTAGCTGAAGAGAATTTTAAGAATCACCGGTATGTAAGTAAGCAATTTGAATTATGACTGCAGCAAGCCAATGTCGCAATTGAATGGATTGCAGAATTCACACTCCTCAACCCTTATCCTAAAATTGTGGAGGAAAGAAGCTGAAATCATAGCTAATAATCTTTATTTTATTTGCATATAGTTAGCTTGACTAATTATTATCCCACTGATTTATAACTTTAATTTTCTTGAAATGATGACTTTATAAAACTCGCTTCCTATTCTTTATCAAGCCAGTATACTTGCATATCGGGACAAATTTAATTCTGTCGTTGCTATTTTATTTTTATTGAGTAGCACTGTTCTTTTCTTGCCTCTAGTAAATACCGATATGCAAAAAAAAATTAGGAGGATGCCTATTCACATGCAAAACGAGCTCATTATGCAAGGCTTTGAATATTACTGGAACGGTGCAGTAAATCAATTCACAAAAACTGAGGCAACAACAGATCAAGCAATGATTACTATTTAAGAAAATACAACGTTACTTTAAAACTGGATAATAGCGGTGCAATTCCTTGGAGGCAGTGCAAATGTTATTGAATTGTTATCACATGAGTTTGTAGTTTTCATCATACAAATTAAATCTAGTCCTCGTTCTAGATTTTCTTAAGGGGGTGCATAAGATGTGGATTTTTATGGGATTGACTGAAAATCAGTAGACTGATGACATCGCTAAATATTTGAAAACTTAAGGAGGATTAGAAAATGGATTTTAAAAAGGCTAGTGCCTATATCGAAAGATTATATGAAAAAAGAAAGTTAACTAAGAAACAGTATATCGAGACTACGGAGTTAAAAGAATTTGGGACGGTTGTTGATGACGATGTGGCTAGAATGCTGCAAGTGTTAATCACCTTGGTTAGGCCACGAAAAATTCTGGAAATTGGAACAAGCGTGGGTTTTTCAACTGTTTCGATGGCAAAAGTGATTAAACAGTATGGCGGTAAAATAGTTACTGTTGAAATCGACAGGGACGTGGCTAGACAAGCGGTCAAAAATTTTGAACGTGAAGGGGTAAAGGAACAAATTGAGGTTAGGATTGGTGATGCGCGCGCAATAATCTCAAGTATGAACGAAGAGTTTGATCTGATTTTCCAGGATGTGGGTGATAAAAAACTGTATGGCGAAATGCTTGAGGACTATATTCGGGTGCTTAAGCCAGGAGGAGTGCTACTTGCTGAGGATACACTCTTTCCTGTATTTGATTTTGGTTCTGATTTTAGCGATTTGACTCAAATGTGTGAAGCATTAGATATTTTCAATAAAAAAATTGCGGATTGTCCGCAATTTGAGAGTACTTTGCTGCCGATAGGGGATGGTTTGACGGTAGCAGTAAAAAGAATATGTTAAGTTGTATTTAGTTAAATGATTATGTCGGTACTTCGCTGGAAGGTATAGCGGTGATGGCGAGGTGCTTTCAATCAGTTAGTGTGGTGATAATAGGACTATCAAAGAAAGTGCACTTTTTGTTGTTGCTCTTTTTCTGGCAAAAATAAATATTAAAAAGGATAGAGAATAATGAAAAAATTGTTTTAGTAACAGGCGGCAGCCGTGGGGTGGGTGAAAATATGGTCATGAAACTTGCGTCAAATAGGTTCGATATAATTTTCCCCTATCATAATCAAGCAGAAAAGGCGAAAAAAATCATTGGAAAAATTAAGAAAAATGGCAATAAAGCAGTTGCGCTTCCTTCAGATTTAGGTGATATAAAATCGTTTGCTAGTTTCTTTGAACAACTTTCTATTGAGTTGAAAGAGTATTTTAATGTAAACCGGTTTGATTATTTAGTTAATAATGCAGGTATTGGTATGAACATCTCTTATATGGATACAACAGAAAAACAATTTGATAAGTTAATGAATATTCAATTTAAAGGTGTTTATTTTTTCACACAACAAGCACTAGCTTATATGAATGATGGTGGCGGTATTATCAATATATCAAGTCGGTTGGCGCAATCCTGTATGCCCGGATATTCGGCATATGCAGCTATGAAGGGGGCGATTGAAACATTGACAAAATACCAGGCTAAAGAGTTAGGTTATAGAGGCATAAAAGTTAACTCGGTGGCTCCAAGACCAATTGCGACTGATTTTGCCGGTGGAATAATAAGAGATAATATATCGTACAATGAAAAAATTAAAACAATTACAGCTCTTGGTCGTGTGGGAGAACCAGAAGATATCGGTGGAGTAGTTGCTTTTTTGTGTACAGATAATGCCAGATGGATTACTGCACAACGTATTGAAGTGTCAGGAGGAACAGGGTTGTAGAATATAAAATATTAATACAAAACTATCTTTGTAAAGAGCACTATAGAGTATATTTATCAAAATAACGTAAGCGTTCACGTAAGCCAACGCACTATTTTGCCATGTGCAAAAAGTGCGTTTTTGTTCTTTTTGCTAGGTGGTGCTTATAGTTATAAGGAGATTATATGTCAGAAATATCATTAAAACAAAGTCTTGTAAAACTAGGCTTTGCACTTTTCCTCACTTATTTATCCGTTGCGATGGCACTCCCGGTCGTCTCGGTATTTGTAAAAGAAGTTCTCAATCTACCTAACTGGTTAGGTGGATTTGCAGTCGGCGTGTCGTTTGTTTCAACAATTATTTCTAGAAAGTATGCAGGAGATTTTGCTGATACAAAGAGTAGTAAAAAATGCTTTATGGTCGGGTTCTTATTTTATATGATTGCTGCACTTGTTTGCATGGGGGCTTCAATTACAGGATTGAGTTCTACAGTATCATTCGCTATTCTTATTGTGGGGCGACTTTTGCTCGGCATAGGAGAAAGTATGACGACCGTCGGAATTCCGAGTTGGCATTTCTCCTATCTCGGCCCAGTACATTCAGGAAAAATACTTTCGGTTTTAGGGATGGCTATGTACGGTGCTTTTGTATTCGGTGGTCCTTTGGGACTTACACTCTATAAGAGTTTTGGGTTTGATTCCGTTATGTTAGCTTCATCCATTATGCCAATTATTGGTATTGTCATGTTTATCACTTCTCCGGAAGTTGCACCTCATAAGGCTATTGAAGCGAAAAAGTCATTTTTAAAACTCTTAGGAATAATATGGAAGCAAGGCATGGCAATAACGCTACAAGGAGTCGGATTTGCGATTTTAGGAGCCTTCATTTCGCTTTATTTTAAAGATCAAGGATGGCCATATGCAGGTATCGGTCTTTCATTATTCGGAATTGGATTTGTGATAAGTCGTATTCTTTTCAGTAGTTTACCCGATAAAATTGGAGGTGTAAAGGTAGCACTTGTTTCGCTTGTGGTTGAAACAGTTGGGCAGGGATTACTCTGGATCGCACCTTATTACAGTCTCGCATTACTAGGAGCCTTACTTACTGGTCTGGGTTGCTCAATGATATATCCGGCTATGGGGGTAGAAGTTATAAAGAAAATCAGCCCAGAACAGCGTGGTACCGCATTCGGAGGATTTGCAATGTTTCAAGATGTTGCTTATGCCTTTTCTGCACCAATTGGAGGCATTATTGCTGATAAATTCAGCTATTCTTCAACCTTCTTTTTCGGATTTATTGCTGCAGTTTGTGGTATTATTATAGTTCGCTCAATGATTATCAATGATCTGCCAATAAACAATACTGATAGCAATGTATAATTGATGCTATACAATATTTTAAGGTAAATCGAAAATATAAAGATGAAAACTCTATTTGTAGAAAAATAAAACTATAAATTGAAGTAAAATCTTAATGCCCCCACAGATTTTTAAATTAACTGCCCTATTTAAAACGGATATTGCCCCAATACCCCCAGTTGTAGTGATTCTAATTCACGCCCGTTCATGATAGATGACGGTATTATATAGACCTCTATAGAGATCGGTAATGTAGTCAGTTTTAAATCATATTCATTGACTTTAAAAATATTTTGTATAATTTGTTATATGATTTTTTTAGCCGGTTTACTTTATATATTAAATGATTTATTTTTAGATGGTTTAACGGGAACTTTTGGATTGTGATAATCAATGACAAACATCCATACCTATTCAACATGCTTATAATTCTATAGAGTGGTACCTAGGCTAGGGGCGATGAAGATATTTATAAAGCTCATAGGCATCAGAAATCAATGCTCTATAAAATATAATAACATAGAAATTGGCGTCAGCATTATGCTGATGCCAATTTTCGTTTATAATAGACGTAATGAATTTTTTAAGGGGGACAAGTATGAGTGATATAAAAGGAAAGCCTAATAAATTGATTGATGAGAAGAGTCCTTATCTGTTGCAGCATGCGTATAATCCAGTGAATTGGTATCCGTGGGGCGAAGAGGCGTTTGAGAAGGCGAGGGAAGAAGACAAGCCTGTGTTTTTGAGTATCGGCTATAGCACGTGTCATTGGTGGCAGGTTCGTAAAGGTAACATTTTTGTTTAAGATTAGTCATGGTGAGAAGTATCATCTTTAGTGATGAGAAAAGAAGAACTCCTGTAAAAATTAACAATAATTTGGAATTTGGCAGGAGCTTTTCTTTTTTCAAGGAATAATATAAGTGATTTGCCTAGTTAATATTTTTGACAATAAGGATAATTATTCTTAATCTTTTATAGGCAACAGCAAGCGAAAAAAAGTTTCTGAGGGGGACTGGCACTACTATTCCTGTCCCTTGTCCTTCTAGCATTATCTCAGTCGCGGAAATACAAGTGAGTATAATATCTAGAATTAATAAGACATTAATTAGAATGCAGCCTTTTCGTGATATGCTTATGAAGTGATAAATAGCTAGTAATTGACAATAATGCTATATTGCTAAAGAGTTTATAAAAGAGCAGGGAGTTATTATATAATGAGAAATAGTGGAATGAGAATATGTATAGTTTTCGTGATGGCAATTTTTTTTGCGATTTCTTGGCAGGCATTGATACAGGCAGCACAACTCGAAAAAGGGATGGCATTGGATGAAATGCTTGCTTCATTGGAAAAGCAACATCAAGCGAAGATTGGCGTGTATGCACTGGATACAGAAAGTAATAAAGAAATTTTTTATCATGCGGATGACCGATTTGCATATTGTTCTACAAGTAAAGTTCTGATAGCAGGCGCTCTTTTGCGGCAGGAGACCTTGAATGGACTTAAAAAGACAGTGTCGTATAATCAGAAAGACATTTTATCTTATGCGCCTATAACGGCGAAGCATGTTGAGACAGGAATGTCTTTGGAAGAACTTTGCTCGGCTGCACTGAGGGTTAGCGATAATACAGCAGCGAATTTGTTATTGGCACATATTGGCGGGCCGAATGCATTAAAAAAATCATTACGTCAAATAGGGGATGCGGTGACAGAACCATCCAGAATAGAACCCATGTTGAATGAGGCAGTCCCGGAAGATTTGCGTGATACCAGTACACCACGTCAGTTGGCAATTGATTATCAAACCTATCTATTGGGAGATATATTACCAGTGGAGAAGAAAGGGCTTCTTCTTAACTGGATGTCCGGCAATAAAGTTACAGATACATTAATTCGAGCGGGTCTGCCAAAGGAATGGAGCGTTGCAGATAAGAGTGGCAGTGGTGGTTATGGAACAAGAAATGATGTTGCAATTATTACGCCGCCAGGGCGTAAATCCATCATTCTTGCAATACTTACCACACATCACGGGGAAAATGCCAAAATAGAGGATTCTCTAGTTGCCGAAACTGCGAAGATTGTATATGAGCAGTTAGAACAATAGATTTATACAGTTTAACATGAATCAAAGGACACGGAAACGGTGGTACTGTCTAGAGTAGACGCAACCACCATTTCCGTGTCTTTCGAATTTACAGTTATTGCGGATACAAGTCGCCAAATCAATATGAACAAGAATATTTTTTTAGGCAAAAACGTCGTGTGTTAAACTTGGTAGAAATTGGGTAATAATTGGGTAATAATTTTCTCGTTTTAATTTGTACTTTTTCTTGACATAGTACCAGTTGTTACCATAGCAGTAACAAACCATAAGGAGGACAATGATGAAGAAGAAAAGAAAAAACACCCCATGATACGGCTTACAGTATTATGCCTGTTTGGGATGCTGACTGTATTGGCACTTATATTTATGCGTTTCGGTGGCTTCGGCACCGGAGAAAATGCGAGTCCAATGGAGTTTGCGGCCTATGCGGGGACGATAGAAGATATCACCATACCGGAGCAAGCCCAAATAATAGCCTTGGGCGAGGCAACCCACGGGAATGTAGAATTTCAGCAGCTTAAGCTGGATGTGTTCAAAGGCATGGTGGAGCATTACGGTGTACGAGCCTTTGCACTGGAGGGAGACTACGGCGGTTGTGAACAGGTAAACCGCTACATCCACGGCGGAGAAGGCACAGCGCAGGAGGCTGCAGTGGCCATCGGCTTTGCCATCTATCGCACGGAGGAGATGGCAAAGCTTATTTCGTTCATGCGACAGTATAATGAAAGTGCCGCCAAAGGCGAAGATCTGCACTTCTACGGCTTCGATATGCAGAGATATGTCTACAGCTTTCGTTTCTTAACGGAAGCCTGCAAAAAGCTGGGCGTGGACAACGGGAACTTGGAAAAGCTTATGGTCGGTGATAACTGGAGCGATAAGTATGACTACCCTGCTAGAGTGGAGATGATAACGCACATCAAAACCGAGCTGGAGGGCAAGGAAAACTCGGTACAGACCATACACTTGGCAGATATGCTGTTACAGTATTGTGAGCTTCAAACTACGGCAGACCCGGATTTGAGGGATAGGCTCATGGCGGAGAATACCCAATGGATCGCAGAGCAGGAGCGGGAGGCTGGATGTGAGCGTATTTTCGTTGCCGGACATAACAGTCATGTGGCAAAATGGGGCAGCTATGACTCCATGGGCAAGCTGCTGGCAAATGAACTGGGCGAGGGCTACTATGTCATCGGCACGGATTTCTATAAAACCTACTGCAATATGCCCAATGGTTCTTCCGGGCGCCGCACAAATCAGGTCTTTTACTCCTATGATCCGCTGGCCAAGGCGGCAAAAATGGCGGGGCTGGATATTTGCTGGCTAGACTTTGCAAAAGCTTCCGAAAGTCCCGTGCTGGCAGAGCAAATCGCACAGTATACCTATATGGGCACCCTCGGTGAGGGCTATTCTTGGTTTATGCGCCTTCTGCCCCCAAGCTATCGAATGTTCCAGCCACCCGCAGAGTTGTACAACGGAATGATATTTGTGGCTGAAGCGAATCCGACAACGATAATCAGTGAAGAATAAAGCAAGAGGCCGGTTCGTTTAGGGTTCAATCGGAAGTTTTGCGAAAAAAGAAACATGGGGACAGTGACGGTGTTTATTGGAAAAAGTTTTAGAACGCCCAGATGGTTCTAGTTGATTCGGTAAAACAGGTAAATATAAGTAATGGTCAGCAGATTTTATGTCTGCTGACCCAATTAAAACTAGAAAAGAGGAAATATCTAATGTCAAAATTTGAGGGAAAATTGTTTACAAATTGACGTGCCATTGGTGCCATGTGATGGAAAAATCCTCTATCTCGGTTTAGACCGGAGTAGAGGATTGGTTATGTTTGTTCAAAGATTTTACAAAGAAAAACCTGCTATTTATCAGTAGCAGGTTTTTTGGCGTATTTAAGGCGGATAAATTCTTTGAATTTTTCAAGTCGTTCTAATGCCTCAGGTGGTAAATCCTGTAGCGAGTTATCGGTATGATGATTGACAAGTTTTTCAATGGGAGTGCGAATATTAGTTTCTCTTAAGAGCTAGCCGTATTGACTCCTGATCGTTTTGCAACGATTTTCCCCATTTTGTTATCTAGTAGGTACTTCAGAAATTATGATATAGATTTTGCATTAGATATTTTTTCAAGTGATAGAATAATGGCCCAAAAATTATTCACAGATTATCTTATGCAAATAACGTTGACGAATGTGGACTATAAGGAAAGACTGGTGAATCTGATAAAAAAAATAATGAAATATCTAAACAAAAATGGCATAACAATATAAGTCAATTGCAGCGACTGAACAAAGAGACGATGTTTGACAAAAGATAAAGGGATAGAAGGCATTTCGACAAGGTAATTGGCTAGGATAACAAAATATTCAAAAGTGTAATTTCATAGAATGCGGCGGGACAGCGATCTGTCCGAAACCACTGAAAAAGTCGATGTCGTAAAAAATCATATTACCAAGAAAACTTTTTCGCCCACAAAATTAAGTTATAGTGTTACTTGTTCATATGGGTATACCTTTTAGTACCCCCTAAAGCTCATCCGCTGAAGTGTCGTGAACTTAAGACACTTCCACCGTCCCCTTTCTTTTCCCATTGGGTCATACGATTTTTTTAAGCAGATTGTAGTTTATGGAAGAAATTAATCTTTCCTTTTCAGCCATCTAATTGAGATAATAAGGAATGGGCAGTTCTTTTTTGACAGCGAGGGTATAATCCTTTGATTTTCCATGTTTCCATGGGCTTTGAACAGCAAGTCTGACTTGCTAATCTTCGTGAGGCCGTCGCTGGTTGTAATTATTTTTGTCGTTCAGCTCTCAAATACTCATAAATGGTTTTATCACCGATATATAGTTCTTCTACAACAGCATTGCCATTTTTTACACGAACTGTAACAATACCATCCCTACCTGCATTCTGGCGGTATGCTCTTTCAGCGATAGGTGCCAGTTCTTCTCGCATGTAATACCGTTTAAAGGGGAGTGTAAAATTAGCGATCGTATTATCCTGAATATAATTGATTTTGACATTTATATAGGCATTCCCTTCTGGACGAAAGGCACTGACCCCACTGATAAAGGCATGACCTTTTTCATCTTTAGCAATGATTGCGTATGCTGTTTGACCAGAATGTAACAAATCACTATTAAGAATGGGTGCTTTTGCATCTTTAAATTGAAGGTCTACATAACGCCCGCGTAAGGCATCATAAGGATCGACAGGAGCCGTGATCCATGTATACTGTTGGCCCGTCTGTAATGTATCCTCAAAACGCCATATCATGTATAAAGGCACGGCTAGTTGAATAACAGCTAATACGATAAATAACCATAATGTCCGTTTGTTTTTCTTCATTGTGTTACCTCTTTCTTACGACGCACCATGATCCAGTTGGTAACCAGAAAGCAACTACCTATTACTACGAAAGTCAGACCACGAACAACAAAACTGAAATTACTATCAAAAAAACGCATAATAATCAGGATTGCTATCATTAGCATACCAATATTAAGCATGCCCAAACTTTTTTCTCGTGCTCCTCTACGAATAAGGGTTACGCTTAATAAAAGTGCATATCCATTCATAAGCACTGTGGAATTAATTCCACTAAGGTCAAAGTATACTAACAACAATCCAAGTCCAGCAACTATTGGAACGCCACCAAACAATAAATTCCTGCGGCTTTTTTTGTTTACTAGTATGATGCTTAAGATAATGACTAGTACCAATAGTGAAAACAACAACAGATATTCTGACTTTTCTATATTGTTAAATCCCTGTCCTATGTAGTACCATCCTTTTTTTGAGGTTAGCAGAAAGGATATGCCAATACACCCGGTAAGTCCGATTGCTTTAAATGGTTTTTGCCAAGTTTTCACAGGATTATCAAACCATATAAGACCAATAAAATATGTTGCTGCGAATAAGGTAGCGTATATCAGCATCGATAGATGCTGTAACTGTATTGAAAAAACCTTTCCAAAACAAATATAAAAACACGGGGTAAGAACCCATGAAATAAGTACTGGAGGATTGGCATAAGGATTTGCTTTTATTAATTTCCAATAATAAGGACCGTTTAAAGCTATTAGGACCCATATTAGATGCTTATCTATATCACCAAAGTCTCCACTCACTGCCCAAGTCGTTATCCCTATCAAGTATAGTAGAGCTGGAGTCGTAACTCTCATTAAATAAACTAATGGGATGGACAACAACATCCAAGTAAGCATAAAATTACTAAAATCGTCGGCAATATGATACGTTTGCCCAATTAAAGCAATTGATGATCCTATGATAATCATCAAGAAGGTGGAGGTGCTTTCCGTCCAAAGAGCATTGTCTTTCTTAAACCAAATAATAGCCCCTGCTAAAATTTGAGCTATTAGCAACTTGCTAATAACAATTAATGTTCGTGTCATCCGACTCATTTGCTCCCAGTTATGAGCAAGAATTAAAATGATCCCGAGGCCTATTAATATAACTCCAACAATACCAAACATTGTGAGCAGAGTTCTATTTCCAAGACTTTTGTCAACTGGCCCATAATAACTATGTATCAAATCGGCACTTTCTGCTGGAATAATCTCTTTCTTTACTAATTCTGGCAACTGCCCATACAGCCATTTTACAGCTTTTTGATTCATGTTGTTGTCTCCCTTTCAGCCAATTACTTAAACTTATGATATAAAAAGATCAAACTCTATACTTATCATGTGAAGTGTTAGAGCTTGATCTTTTGTTCTATAACGATAAGTTATCATATTTTACCTTATAATGCAAAAATTTCTTGTCCCCTAAATTATTTAACGCCTATGGAGTTTAGAAAAATGGCCTTATAAAAATTGTCCGACTAAGTGTTGACAATCCATTTAAAATAATCAATGGTGGTTTTTAAACAGCTTTTTGACATGACCGTGGTGCTATGACCATGTATGATATTATGCAAACTGTAGTTTAATAATACTAGATTGGTCAAATAAATATTAACTGTAAACGACACCAACGAATTTAAATTTGGTTAAGCATAGCCATATCGCCAGCAATTATGAAAATATTTTAAGCGCTTTCGTATGTAAGAGGTAAATAGAGTGGCAGGTTTAATTGGTCATAAGCATAATTTTGTGTTTCATTCCGACTTTGTGAAATAGCTTTATTATATAAAAGGGAGTAGATAATGGAAGATGGAACAGATTAAAATGCGTAGAAGTATAAGAAAATACCTTGATAAATCGGTAGAAGATGAAAAAATACTTTTAATACTTGAGAGTGCAAGACTCGCCCCATCTGGCAGTAATACACAACCATGGCACTTTATTGTCATTAAATCCGAAATGACTAGACAAAAATTAGCTGAAGCATCTCATAGCCAAAAATGGATGCTTTCGGCTCCAGTTTTTATTGTATGTGTAGCGGATATACGTTGCAAAATAAAAAGAAGATGTAGATATATCGTTAAATGAAGATAGTCCACAAGAAGAACTTAAACAAATAATCAGAGATACATCAATTTCGGTAGGACATATATTACTTGAAGCTGACAATTTAGGTTTAGACCAATTTTAAATATACCTACTGATAAATATGTAGTTGGTATTCTCACTCTTGGCTATGCAAATGAAATACCAAAAGCTCGTCCACGAAAGACACTTGAAGAAATAATACATTATGAAAATTGGTGAAATGTTCGTTAAGAAATTTTTTAAAAAATTAGTATTAGCGTAATGCTGATACTTTTTTTGTACATACTACTTAAGAACGTGCCATGTAATGGAACCAATTTTGGAGGTGTTTCCGTGGTTAAAAAGACAAATCGATTAATAAATGAAAAGTCTCCATATTTACTCCAGCATGCTTATAATCCAGTGAATTGGTATCCATGGGGCGAAGAGGCGTTTACAAAGGCGAAGGAAGCAGACAAGCCTGTGTTTTTGAGTATCGGCTATAGTACGTGCCATTGGTGCAATGTACATTAAAGTAACTTCTTTTCTATTAGAATGAGTGCCAGCAACCCATCTTGTTAGGAATTGCTGGCACTCTGTTTTTTGAAAAATCAATTGTCGGACGGTATTTGATCTTCCATCAAATTGCGAAGGTTAATAGTGCTTCCATCCACAACGAATGTGCCATCTCCATTGGCATGAAATGTCTGGAGTTCTGTTCGATCCTTATCAATTCAAGCGCGTATTACTTTCAAAAACCGACCTGGATTATGGGAATTTAACTGTCTTTTCCATTACATCATATAATGCTAGCTTATAATTGATTCTTTCCAGATGCTTTAGAATCTGCGTCAGTTGTTCCTCTGCTTTCTTTTTATGCTCCAGCATCAT
This window encodes:
- a CDS encoding arabinose transporter; its protein translation is MSEISLKQSLVKLGFALFLTYLSVAMALPVVSVFVKEVLNLPNWLGGFAVGVSFVSTIISRKYAGDFADTKSSKKCFMVGFLFYMIAALVCMGASITGLSSTVSFAILIVGRLLLGIGESMTTVGIPSWHFSYLGPVHSGKILSVLGMAMYGAFVFGGPLGLTLYKSFGFDSVMLASSIMPIIGIVMFITSPEVAPHKAIEAKKSFLKLLGIIWKQGMAITLQGVGFAILGAFISLYFKDQGWPYAGIGLSLFGIGFVISRILFSSLPDKIGGVKVALVSLVVETVGQGLLWIAPYYSLALLGALLTGLGCSMIYPAMGVEVIKKISPEQRGTAFGGFAMFQDVAYAFSAPIGGIIADKFSYSSTFFFGFIAAVCGIIIVRSMIINDLPINNTDSNV
- a CDS encoding erythromycin esterase family protein, which produces MALIFMRFGGFGTGENASPMEFAAYAGTIEDITIPEQAQIIALGEATHGNVEFQQLKLDVFKGMVEHYGVRAFALEGDYGGCEQVNRYIHGGEGTAQEAAVAIGFAIYRTEEMAKLISFMRQYNESAAKGEDLHFYGFDMQRYVYSFRFLTEACKKLGVDNGNLEKLMVGDNWSDKYDYPARVEMITHIKTELEGKENSVQTIHLADMLLQYCELQTTADPDLRDRLMAENTQWIAEQEREAGCERIFVAGHNSHVAKWGSYDSMGKLLANELGEGYYVIGTDFYKTYCNMPNGSSGRRTNQVFYSYDPLAKAAKMAGLDICWLDFAKASESPVLAEQIAQYTYMGTLGEGYSWFMRLLPPSYRMFQPPAELYNGMIFVAEANPTTIISEE
- the bla gene encoding class A beta-lactamase produces the protein MRNSGMRICIVFVMAIFFAISWQALIQAAQLEKGMALDEMLASLEKQHQAKIGVYALDTESNKEIFYHADDRFAYCSTSKVLIAGALLRQETLNGLKKTVSYNQKDILSYAPITAKHVETGMSLEELCSAALRVSDNTAANLLLAHIGGPNALKKSLRQIGDAVTEPSRIEPMLNEAVPEDLRDTSTPRQLAIDYQTYLLGDILPVEKKGLLLNWMSGNKVTDTLIRAGLPKEWSVADKSGSGGYGTRNDVAIITPPGRKSIILAILTTHHGENAKIEDSLVAETAKIVYEQLEQ
- a CDS encoding MarR family transcriptional regulator, which gives rise to MEKYHIAVPPNTSAQLGQLLLQLADDVLDAVNKTLEVYHISESKLSLLLLFVAASNDPQSLQPSEIAEKLGIRRASVTKQLIWMEKHQFITRTISSEDQRMINVTITEEGYQLLAQVMPHYWQTCAGLSNKLTNEETILLLTLLKKIHQTHS
- a CDS encoding SDR family oxidoreductase, translating into MVLVTGGSRGVGENMVMKLASNRFDIIFPYHNQAEKAKKIIGKIKKNGNKAVALPSDLGDIKSFASFFEQLSIELKEYFNVNRFDYLVNNAGIGMNISYMDTTEKQFDKLMNIQFKGVYFFTQQALAYMNDGGGIINISSRLAQSCMPGYSAYAAMKGAIETLTKYQAKELGYRGIKVNSVAPRPIATDFAGGIIRDNISYNEKIKTITALGRVGEPEDIGGVVAFLCTDNARWITAQRIEVSGGTGL
- a CDS encoding GDYXXLXY domain-containing protein yields the protein MKKNKRTLWLFIVLAVIQLAVPLYMIWRFEDTLQTGQQYTWITAPVDPYDALRGRYVDLQFKDAKAPILNSDLLHSGQTAYAIIAKDEKGHAFISGVSAFRPEGNAYINVKINYIQDNTIANFTLPFKRYYMREELAPIAERAYRQNAGRDGIVTVRVKNGNAVVEELYIGDKTIYEYLRAERQK
- a CDS encoding DUF255 domain-containing protein, with the translated sequence MSDIKGKPNKLIDEKSPYLLQHAYNPVNWYPWGEEAFEKAREEDKPVFLSIGYSTCHWWQVRKGNIFV
- a CDS encoding O-methyltransferase — protein: MDFKKASAYIERLYEKRKLTKKQYIETTELKEFGTVVDDDVARMLQVLITLVRPRKILEIGTSVGFSTVSMAKVIKQYGGKIVTVEIDRDVARQAVKNFEREGVKEQIEVRIGDARAIISSMNEEFDLIFQDVGDKKLYGEMLEDYIRVLKPGGVLLAEDTLFPVFDFGSDFSDLTQMCEALDIFNKKIADCPQFESTLLPIGDGLTVAVKRIC
- a CDS encoding DUF255 domain-containing protein, producing the protein MINEKSPYLLQHAYNPVDWYPWCEEAFVKAREEDKPVFLSVGYST